Proteins from one Mesotoga infera genomic window:
- a CDS encoding carbohydrate ABC transporter permease, translating to MKAKTKKNIKKVISLLILAVLASMAFIPLYWMVATAFTQPSLTMKFPPDIIPKKPTLQNFSDLFERSIIFRWTLNSFIVAGTVTFAQIFVCAMAGYSLAKKRFPGSKALFSIYIASMMIPTQVTLVPLYILISKMGMIDTYQALILPAIAAPFGVFLMRQFMVSIPTEIIEAARIDGAGEFRTFIEIIVPISKPAMAVLGIFTFMGQWNSFLWPLIVTNTIQMRTLQAGLSLLQEQVPMQYSYLMASATYSAIPMIIVFLAFQKYFLKGITVGAIK from the coding sequence GTGAAAGCGAAAACTAAAAAGAATATAAAAAAGGTGATATCTCTGTTGATACTGGCTGTACTCGCTTCAATGGCCTTCATTCCACTTTACTGGATGGTAGCAACTGCTTTCACTCAGCCATCGCTTACAATGAAGTTTCCTCCAGATATTATACCAAAAAAACCAACGCTTCAGAACTTCAGTGATCTCTTTGAGAGAAGCATTATCTTCAGATGGACCTTGAACAGTTTCATAGTAGCCGGTACCGTCACATTTGCGCAGATCTTCGTTTGCGCCATGGCAGGGTATTCTCTCGCAAAAAAGCGTTTCCCAGGCAGCAAAGCGTTGTTTTCTATCTATATCGCTTCTATGATGATACCGACGCAGGTGACGCTTGTTCCCCTTTATATCCTCATATCCAAAATGGGTATGATCGATACTTACCAGGCTCTAATTCTGCCAGCGATCGCGGCTCCCTTCGGAGTTTTTCTGATGAGGCAGTTCATGGTTTCCATTCCAACAGAGATAATCGAAGCGGCGAGAATCGATGGAGCCGGTGAGTTCAGAACCTTTATAGAGATAATAGTACCGATATCCAAACCAGCTATGGCCGTGCTCGGCATATTCACTTTCATGGGCCAGTGGAATAGCTTTTTATGGCCTTTGATCGTAACCAACACCATTCAGATGAGAACACTGCAGGCCGGTCTTTCGCTGTTGCAGGAACAGGTCCCGATGCAGTATTCTTATCTTATGGCCAGTGCCACATATTCTGCCATTCCCATGATAATAGTATTTCTTGCATTCCAGAAATATTTCTTGAAAGGAATTACTGTGGGAGCGATCAAATAA
- a CDS encoding NlpC/P60 family protein, whose amino-acid sequence MHKQYFMVPEGTSIEMLSARFWTRRITGPGKRWLKKSELSVFNKELLDNAKREGLERFYRDLDEFPARVELDSIRAMIGEMIPEGFFARTLVSPEGEEVPKEISDDILENATNLMNQDMVLQMGLTTRRTHLRAMPTDLILVEEFLDNDDLQLTSVSLASPFVALARSRDKSWLFVQTRTYRGWIKSDHVALARNRSEVIDYRKKEEFLLATGSRVEIEPDPFLPDTWDLFLQMGDRLPLEKPKDVENPHAQGPYGCYAVKIPFRNRKGTLEFRTGLIRASEDVNMGFMKLTTKNVLRQAFKMLGERYGWGDSYKRRDCSRFVQDIYKCFGLELPRDSGVQERLIPSPRIEFTGNAVERERQLASLRPGNPLYMPGHTMIYLGQHDGHFYVIHDGSGYTDGKGRQVSVHGVFVMDLSLRTMKSQKGYIELLTSAFEIDKKLMDR is encoded by the coding sequence ATGCATAAACAGTATTTTATGGTTCCGGAAGGCACTTCGATCGAAATGCTTTCTGCCAGGTTTTGGACGCGGAGGATAACGGGCCCGGGTAAGCGTTGGTTGAAAAAATCCGAGCTGAGCGTCTTCAACAAAGAATTGTTAGATAACGCCAAAAGAGAGGGTCTGGAGCGATTTTATCGTGATCTGGATGAGTTTCCCGCCAGGGTTGAGTTGGATTCGATAAGAGCCATGATAGGGGAAATGATTCCGGAAGGCTTTTTCGCAAGAACGTTGGTTTCACCCGAAGGGGAAGAGGTCCCCAAGGAAATAAGCGACGATATTCTTGAAAACGCCACCAATCTCATGAATCAGGACATGGTTCTTCAAATGGGCCTTACAACACGTCGAACACATTTGAGAGCCATGCCAACAGATCTGATCCTGGTCGAAGAGTTTCTTGATAACGATGATCTGCAGTTGACTTCAGTAAGCCTTGCCAGTCCATTTGTCGCTCTGGCCAGAAGCCGTGATAAATCCTGGCTTTTCGTTCAAACACGAACCTACAGAGGCTGGATCAAGAGTGATCACGTCGCCTTAGCCAGAAACAGAAGCGAAGTAATCGATTACCGTAAAAAGGAAGAGTTTTTACTGGCCACCGGTAGCAGAGTAGAGATAGAGCCGGACCCGTTTCTTCCCGATACATGGGACCTCTTTCTTCAGATGGGTGACAGATTGCCGTTGGAGAAACCAAAAGACGTCGAAAATCCCCATGCTCAGGGACCTTACGGCTGTTACGCGGTGAAAATACCCTTTCGTAATCGCAAGGGAACCCTAGAATTTCGAACCGGTCTTATACGGGCAAGCGAAGATGTCAACATGGGTTTCATGAAATTGACCACCAAAAATGTACTTAGACAGGCCTTCAAAATGCTAGGCGAAAGATATGGATGGGGAGACTCTTATAAGAGACGAGATTGCTCGCGATTCGTCCAAGATATATATAAGTGTTTTGGCCTGGAACTACCCAGAGATTCAGGAGTTCAGGAGAGATTGATACCCTCTCCCCGGATCGAGTTCACAGGAAACGCTGTGGAAAGAGAAAGGCAGCTTGCCTCTTTGAGACCGGGAAATCCTCTCTATATGCCTGGACACACTATGATCTATCTTGGGCAACACGATGGACATTTTTATGTGATTCACGATGGAAGCGGTTACACCGATGGGAAGGGCAGACAGGTCTCAGTGCATGGAGTTTTTGTCATGGATCTCTCTCTTAGAACTATGAAGAGTCAGAAAGGCTATATAGAGCTACTGACTAGCGCCTTCGAGATAGATAAAAAGCTCATGGACAGATAG
- a CDS encoding CYTH domain-containing protein produces MLEIERKFLYSGNIDDPTLAGAEVCLLIIQWYLSLPDARRLRLVVSPGSSKMIETVKTGSGLVREEKEREIPLETLHEMACRLANERAVVKARYVYPRKRLEGVIDRYFVPNIGFVIEIETSQTRNVIPDPWKFWDLPAKYFIEVTNNPVYTARSLAITIDNTVRPLPPNIPFVEPLQRWRFERYLSIVYG; encoded by the coding sequence ATGCTGGAGATTGAACGAAAATTCCTTTATAGTGGAAATATAGACGATCCAACACTTGCGGGAGCGGAGGTCTGCCTGCTCATAATTCAGTGGTATCTGAGCCTACCTGACGCAAGAAGACTCCGACTTGTGGTCTCTCCCGGGAGTTCCAAAATGATAGAAACCGTGAAGACCGGTTCTGGACTGGTCAGAGAGGAGAAGGAACGGGAAATTCCCTTAGAGACCCTTCACGAGATGGCCTGTCGTTTGGCGAACGAGAGGGCCGTAGTGAAGGCCAGATATGTTTATCCGCGAAAGCGACTCGAAGGTGTTATAGACAGATACTTTGTTCCCAATATAGGCTTTGTTATCGAGATAGAAACATCGCAGACGCGAAATGTCATACCCGACCCCTGGAAATTTTGGGATCTACCGGCCAAATATTTTATCGAAGTAACCAACAATCCGGTTTACACCGCTCGCTCGCTCGCTATTACAATAGACAACACGGTCAGACCTCTTCCGCCCAACATACCATTTGTCGAACCCCTTCAGAGATGGAGATTTGAACGATATCTCTCAATCGTTTACGGTTGA
- a CDS encoding DUF1292 domain-containing protein, which produces MEERDELELQNCEDCCDGDCDCNHEYEPERFSVTDEEGVEHHFEIIYELEDDGKFYWITQEFFEDEDGEPIEDDDESEYVVFRAEYSENNDPVLYSVDDEEFEKVSAAWNKIVEEMLTQTDDTEEEE; this is translated from the coding sequence ATGGAAGAAAGAGATGAACTGGAGCTGCAAAATTGTGAAGACTGTTGTGATGGAGACTGTGACTGCAACCACGAATACGAACCCGAAAGATTCTCTGTAACAGATGAAGAGGGTGTCGAACACCATTTCGAGATTATTTACGAATTGGAAGATGATGGCAAGTTCTACTGGATAACCCAAGAATTTTTCGAAGATGAAGATGGGGAACCCATAGAGGACGATGACGAATCGGAATACGTTGTTTTCAGAGCTGAGTACAGTGAGAATAACGATCCGGTACTTTATTCGGTTGATGATGAAGAATTCGAGAAGGTTAGTGCAGCCTGGAACAAGATAGTCGAAGAGATGCTCACCCAGACTGACGATACAGAAGAGGAAGAATAA
- a CDS encoding 5'-methylthioadenosine/S-adenosylhomocysteine nucleosidase: MILALGIFAPEVKPIIDQMHVIESGEILGRSYSRGVIGNNEVVACSGFVGKVETAFVTQKLIDCFQPRLALLLSGAAALDKSLNPGDLVIGTEFEEYDTFFPLSQDKMSIKAPDNLVMRFLKIYFKDGKFGKIISGDGVVYSAEERDRIASSHRALALDMDSAAFAKMAHENNQSFVVIKTILDMADENTQRDFDRNFPIFCGKPARLMVELMKTHYIDR, encoded by the coding sequence ATGATTCTCGCTCTGGGTATCTTTGCACCTGAAGTGAAACCTATTATAGACCAGATGCATGTTATCGAATCGGGGGAGATTCTTGGAAGGAGTTACAGCAGGGGTGTCATAGGCAACAACGAAGTCGTTGCCTGCAGTGGCTTCGTGGGAAAGGTGGAGACCGCCTTTGTGACTCAAAAGCTGATAGATTGTTTTCAACCCCGACTGGCCCTGCTTCTCTCCGGCGCTGCCGCTCTCGATAAGTCTCTTAATCCTGGTGACTTGGTGATAGGCACGGAGTTTGAAGAGTACGATACATTCTTCCCCCTTAGTCAGGATAAAATGTCTATAAAGGCACCAGATAATCTGGTTATGAGGTTCCTGAAGATTTATTTTAAAGACGGGAAATTTGGCAAGATAATATCGGGCGACGGTGTAGTTTACAGCGCAGAAGAAAGAGATAGGATAGCGAGCTCCCACAGAGCGCTGGCCCTGGATATGGATTCGGCGGCCTTCGCCAAGATGGCTCACGAAAACAACCAGAGTTTCGTTGTGATAAAAACCATTCTTGATATGGCCGACGAGAACACACAGAGAGATTTTGACAGGAATTTTCCGATTTTTTGCGGAAAACCTGCCCGGCTGATGGTAGAGTTAATGAAAACTCATTATATAGACAGATAG
- a CDS encoding HIT domain-containing protein, translated as MDCVFCKIAGGQIKSAFVSENEDFVAFDDINPVASCHVLVVPKRHIKSIKELSGFSGQALKNLLGIIDTVTDEKGVKQTGYRVIVNQGSDAGQEVEHLHFHVIGGRKLGRLG; from the coding sequence ATGGACTGTGTGTTCTGCAAAATCGCTGGCGGTCAGATAAAGAGCGCCTTCGTTTCCGAAAACGAAGATTTTGTTGCTTTCGACGATATCAATCCGGTAGCTTCCTGCCATGTGCTCGTGGTTCCAAAGAGACACATCAAAAGCATCAAAGAGCTGTCCGGCTTTTCCGGTCAGGCGCTCAAGAATCTACTCGGCATTATAGATACTGTCACCGACGAAAAAGGCGTCAAGCAGACTGGTTACAGAGTGATCGTAAATCAGGGGAGCGATGCCGGTCAGGAAGTGGAACATCTCCACTTTCACGTTATTGGTGGAAGGAAGCTTGGAAGACTAGGATGA
- a CDS encoding class I SAM-dependent methyltransferase, giving the protein MKKGFEHYFTDQKLPPRTVKTVRFDLKNGHQYIFKSPEGVFAYGKVDRASAILVENCVVFAGNRVLDIGSGFGMVGITLKREYPDIFLFMSDVNTRAVTFSKINARDNNVQADVRKGDLYEPWKDMEFDVILSNPPMAAGKSVWERIVLEAPTHLALGGSLQIVAFHNKGGSRIEGIMKQVFGNCTTLVKSGGIRVYLSRKA; this is encoded by the coding sequence ATGAAAAAAGGCTTTGAGCACTATTTTACAGATCAAAAACTGCCACCTAGAACGGTCAAGACAGTGAGGTTCGATCTTAAGAACGGTCATCAGTACATCTTCAAGAGTCCTGAAGGAGTTTTCGCCTATGGAAAGGTTGATCGGGCGTCGGCGATACTGGTCGAGAACTGTGTTGTTTTTGCAGGGAATCGTGTTCTTGATATAGGCAGCGGTTTCGGAATGGTAGGAATCACCTTGAAGCGCGAATACCCTGATATATTTCTCTTCATGAGTGATGTAAATACCAGAGCTGTCACCTTCAGCAAGATCAACGCCAGAGATAACAACGTTCAGGCCGATGTGAGGAAGGGCGATCTTTACGAACCGTGGAAAGATATGGAATTCGATGTAATCCTTTCCAATCCACCCATGGCTGCCGGAAAATCGGTTTGGGAAAGAATCGTTCTTGAGGCACCGACACATCTTGCACTGGGAGGAAGCCTGCAGATAGTCGCCTTTCATAATAAGGGAGGATCACGCATCGAGGGAATAATGAAGCAAGTTTTCGGTAACTGCACCACTCTGGTGAAGTCCGGTGGTATCCGTGTATATCTCTCCAGAAAGGCGTAA
- a CDS encoding energy-coupling factor ABC transporter ATP-binding protein, with the protein MYISPERRKILSLKGVSISFNGNRVVSNVSLVLHQGESLAIIGLNGSGKTSLLRSIAGIIEEVSGEILVDGRIGMVFQNPDLSLFGTTVEENLLFLLNGCEDDEEIISSKIKKSLERFSISKLRKRDILSLSGGERQRVALAAATVVSPDLLLLDEPFSMLDRCEIRNLLDILHIMKQRGTSIVLSTNRFSELSDFDHFLVLGDGSMIFYGSWESLKKNREIFALAGMPVPFELELSC; encoded by the coding sequence GTGTATATCTCTCCAGAAAGGCGTAAAATTCTCTCTCTGAAGGGAGTATCCATTTCATTCAACGGCAACAGGGTGGTTTCAAACGTGTCTCTTGTGCTTCATCAGGGTGAGTCACTCGCTATTATAGGTCTTAACGGTTCGGGGAAGACATCGCTTCTAAGATCCATAGCCGGGATAATAGAGGAAGTCTCGGGCGAGATCCTAGTCGATGGCAGAATCGGGATGGTTTTCCAGAACCCCGATCTATCACTCTTCGGCACAACCGTGGAAGAAAATTTATTGTTCTTGCTCAACGGCTGCGAAGACGACGAGGAAATTATCTCCTCGAAGATCAAGAAGTCTCTTGAAAGATTCTCTATATCGAAGTTGAGAAAGAGGGATATACTTTCGCTCTCCGGTGGAGAGCGCCAGCGTGTCGCTCTTGCAGCTGCAACCGTTGTCTCACCGGACCTCTTACTTCTCGACGAGCCTTTTTCCATGCTGGACAGGTGCGAGATAAGGAATTTGCTCGATATCTTACACATTATGAAGCAGAGAGGTACTTCAATAGTGTTGAGCACCAACAGGTTTTCCGAACTCTCTGATTTTGATCACTTTCTCGTGCTGGGAGACGGTTCAATGATCTTCTACGGCAGCTGGGAGTCTCTAAAAAAAAACCGTGAGATCTTCGCACTGGCCGGTATGCCTGTGCCATTCGAACTGGAGCTCTCATGTTGA
- a CDS encoding ABC transporter ATP-binding protein: MLKVKNLSFAYPSRRSKPVKVLSNISFEVQEDSLVLLTGPTGSGKTTLLKLLCGLLRAESGEISLDDENVEGHATMVFQSPEESFFNATVREEILFAFKERRYPHVEDRYRNILKTCGLDDEKYSSRSPLSLSGGEQRRVAFASMLGLSKKLLLLDEPAAELDEPGIEDIRKIVTSERDTKRILFIATHHLIDFLDLATHVAALESGRLKYFVTTNEYILEKVRVEDLGLREKLIVHYYRNFGRFPGDEELLSYWRGEFNC; this comes from the coding sequence ATGTTGAAAGTTAAGAACCTTTCCTTTGCATACCCCTCAAGAAGATCCAAGCCTGTGAAGGTTTTATCGAACATCTCCTTCGAAGTCCAAGAAGATTCTCTCGTTCTCCTTACGGGACCTACCGGTTCGGGAAAAACGACCCTCCTGAAGCTTCTTTGTGGTCTTCTGAGGGCGGAATCTGGGGAGATAAGCCTGGACGACGAGAATGTGGAAGGCCATGCGACGATGGTTTTCCAATCCCCAGAAGAGTCGTTCTTCAATGCCACCGTCAGAGAAGAGATTCTTTTCGCCTTTAAAGAGAGACGCTATCCTCACGTTGAAGATCGGTACAGAAATATCTTGAAAACTTGCGGTCTCGATGACGAGAAGTATTCGTCGCGTTCTCCACTCAGTCTTTCCGGAGGTGAGCAACGGCGTGTGGCGTTCGCGTCGATGCTCGGCCTTTCGAAAAAGCTCCTCCTTCTCGATGAACCGGCCGCCGAACTCGACGAGCCGGGAATTGAAGACATACGAAAAATCGTCACATCCGAACGTGACACAAAGAGGATACTCTTTATCGCTACGCATCATTTAATAGATTTTCTCGATCTTGCAACCCATGTTGCAGCTCTGGAGAGTGGTAGGTTAAAATATTTCGTTACAACAAACGAGTATATTCTTGAAAAGGTCCGTGTCGAGGATCTGGGTCTCAGGGAGAAATTGATAGTTCATTACTACCGCAATTTTGGTCGCTTTCCCGGCGACGAGGAGCTTCTATCTTATTGGAGGGGTGAATTTAATTGCTGA
- a CDS encoding DUF554 domain-containing protein: MLNISVIVNTLAVIAGSLLGIFGGKLVKESYRKVFFNVIGLLTIALGIEMFLDTSSVLVVLGSLIIGGAIGQALDIEEKIGKLTGKKSEDVNFVKGFITASVLFVAGPMTVIGSLKAGLSGENELIFIKSLMDGISSIMLAAAMGRGVLLSAGSVYIVQGSLVSLAGLLSFLQSPVYLGDFSGVGGLMLLGLGLRLLEIKEIRVGNFLPALIVSPVLTWISTLFT; the protein is encoded by the coding sequence TTGCTGAATATCTCTGTGATCGTAAACACTCTTGCCGTTATTGCCGGTTCGCTCCTAGGAATCTTCGGTGGAAAGTTGGTCAAAGAAAGTTACAGGAAGGTATTCTTCAACGTAATCGGTTTGCTGACCATAGCGCTGGGAATAGAGATGTTTCTCGATACCAGCAGTGTACTGGTTGTCCTCGGAAGTCTCATAATCGGAGGAGCCATCGGTCAGGCTCTGGATATAGAGGAAAAAATAGGAAAACTCACGGGAAAGAAAAGTGAAGATGTGAATTTCGTGAAAGGGTTCATAACGGCTTCCGTTCTCTTCGTCGCAGGTCCAATGACGGTAATAGGTTCTTTGAAAGCCGGTTTGAGCGGTGAAAATGAACTCATATTCATAAAGTCATTAATGGACGGTATCTCTTCTATAATGCTCGCGGCAGCTATGGGCAGAGGTGTACTCCTATCGGCCGGATCGGTCTATATCGTACAAGGCTCTTTGGTTTCCCTAGCCGGTCTTCTCTCCTTTCTTCAGAGTCCCGTTTATCTGGGCGACTTTTCGGGAGTAGGAGGCCTGATGTTGCTGGGACTGGGATTGAGATTGCTCGAAATAAAAGAAATCAGGGTCGGCAACTTTCTCCCGGCCCTGATAGTATCTCCGGTACTCACATGGATTTCGACGCTTTTTACCTGA
- a CDS encoding thiamine pyrophosphate-dependent enzyme, with amino-acid sequence MTYFRECEPAWCPGCGNFPLRKNLIETLDELKVPKELFVMVSGIGQAAKMPHYLELNFFNGLHGRSLPVAFAIKAVNPRLTVVAESGDGDMYGEGGNHFIHGIRRNIDITVLIHDNQIYGLTKGQGSPTTQKGQVTSSQLQGVINEPLNPLALTIAMDAAFVGRTFIGDSEHFKRVVAAAIRHRGFSVVDIMQPCVTFNKVNTFKYYKDRLYDVKEENPSYDPGDKAKAFEKSLEWGERIPMGIIYTRDKPSYCELHAVLKDGVVPVKDSKEFNLERELESFR; translated from the coding sequence ATGACATATTTTAGAGAGTGTGAACCTGCATGGTGCCCCGGTTGTGGGAACTTTCCCCTAAGAAAGAATCTGATCGAAACGCTGGATGAATTGAAAGTCCCCAAAGAACTCTTCGTTATGGTTTCGGGAATCGGTCAGGCTGCAAAGATGCCGCACTATCTGGAGTTGAACTTCTTCAACGGTCTTCATGGCCGGAGTTTGCCAGTTGCTTTTGCGATTAAAGCTGTCAATCCACGGCTCACGGTCGTTGCCGAATCGGGCGACGGGGATATGTATGGCGAAGGCGGCAATCATTTCATTCACGGAATTAGGAGAAACATAGACATTACAGTCCTCATCCACGACAACCAAATTTATGGGCTCACCAAGGGTCAGGGTTCTCCTACAACTCAGAAGGGTCAGGTTACGAGTTCCCAGTTGCAGGGTGTCATAAATGAGCCGCTCAATCCTCTGGCACTTACGATTGCAATGGATGCAGCTTTCGTCGGTAGAACCTTTATTGGCGATAGTGAACACTTCAAGAGAGTAGTTGCTGCCGCGATAAGGCACAGGGGCTTTTCGGTGGTCGATATAATGCAACCTTGTGTGACTTTCAACAAGGTGAACACTTTCAAATATTACAAGGACCGTCTATACGATGTCAAGGAAGAGAACCCATCATACGATCCAGGCGATAAGGCGAAGGCTTTTGAGAAGTCTCTTGAATGGGGTGAGCGCATTCCGATGGGTATTATATACACCAGAGACAAACCCTCTTACTGTGAGTTGCACGCTGTTTTGAAGGACGGCGTGGTTCCAGTGAAAGACTCGAAGGAGTTCAATCTCGAGAGAGAGCTGGAATCCTTCAGGTAA